Proteins from one Deltaproteobacteria bacterium genomic window:
- a CDS encoding cation:proton antiporter, which translates to MMVTFCIAVAVGVSLVILAQRLDISAISVLLIGGILVGPEGLGLVQPATLGDGLGTIIAICVGLILFEGGLTLDPAGYRGAGKAIRGLLTKGVLITWVATAATVRILFDYSWEFSLLTGSLIIVTGPTVIGPLLKRIRVQKRIHHTLHWEGVLIDPVGVFIALLTYEWIIGGGLEAITVFLTRVLVGLTLGPLAGALIAVVLRSRIVPQRSLNTFTLSCAIAVFAASDALVHESGLLSVTVAGFVVGYLDVPGIDKLRVYKAELTELLIGLLFILLAAKLDLSSFLTYGWPLLSAVAVVMLVVRPMNVFVSTFGCSMGTKEKLFLSWIGPRGIVAASMASLFAMRLAEGTSRHAETAPFLEAFTYSVIAGTVLFQGFTAGWVGKLLGVLEPQPTSWLVIGVHPLARSVARFIESCGFSATILDTNVRGVNLAQRQGLTALAQNALVVESENHPELYGIGHVLAITRNQDLNTLLCQRWHRETPGARLYRWSQDDQAALHELLPNVFAGQRVWGSFRREDLQGLETPTAGPRTVVKTVNVETMNHPERVLLCFDGETLTPFVPEGARGECKVLEHHPLEVSLNVRLRPEWIVYTSAGTIEEVLHELLEPLQDDYAELDTASLHAELVAREKEFSSFVGFGVALPHAYVDGIDDSAVLVARHESALQCRHSGEEIRLVFLVLSPRDQPRKHLNALSEISRFVMDQENRERLFDAHDRAELEAVFFPEPTVEVETTARAAGEPRPEPPEA; encoded by the coding sequence ATGATGGTCACCTTCTGCATCGCCGTCGCCGTCGGCGTCTCGCTGGTCATCCTGGCCCAGCGCCTGGACATCTCGGCGATCTCGGTGCTGCTCATCGGCGGCATCCTGGTGGGGCCGGAGGGGCTGGGGCTGGTGCAGCCGGCCACCCTCGGCGACGGGCTGGGGACGATCATCGCCATCTGCGTCGGCCTGATCCTCTTCGAGGGAGGGCTGACCCTCGATCCGGCCGGCTACCGGGGTGCGGGCAAGGCCATCCGGGGGCTGCTCACCAAGGGCGTGCTGATCACCTGGGTCGCCACCGCCGCCACGGTGCGGATCCTCTTCGACTACTCCTGGGAGTTCTCCCTCCTCACCGGCAGCCTGATCATCGTCACCGGCCCGACGGTGATCGGCCCCCTCCTCAAGCGGATCCGGGTCCAGAAACGGATCCACCACACCCTCCACTGGGAGGGGGTGCTCATCGATCCGGTGGGCGTCTTCATCGCCCTGCTCACCTACGAGTGGATCATCGGCGGCGGGCTCGAGGCGATCACGGTCTTCCTCACCCGGGTGCTCGTCGGCCTCACCCTGGGGCCCCTGGCCGGCGCGCTCATCGCCGTGGTCCTGCGCAGCCGCATCGTCCCCCAGCGCAGCCTCAACACCTTCACCCTCTCCTGCGCCATCGCGGTCTTCGCCGCCTCCGACGCCCTGGTCCACGAGAGCGGGCTGCTCTCGGTGACGGTGGCCGGCTTCGTGGTCGGCTACCTCGACGTCCCGGGGATCGACAAGCTGCGGGTCTACAAGGCCGAGCTCACCGAGCTGCTGATCGGCCTGCTCTTCATCCTGCTGGCGGCCAAGCTCGACCTCTCCAGCTTCCTCACCTACGGCTGGCCGCTGCTCTCGGCCGTCGCGGTGGTGATGCTGGTGGTCCGGCCGATGAACGTCTTCGTCTCGACCTTCGGCTGCAGCATGGGGACGAAGGAGAAGCTCTTCCTCTCCTGGATCGGCCCGCGCGGCATCGTCGCCGCCTCGATGGCCTCCCTCTTCGCCATGCGGCTGGCTGAGGGCACCTCCCGTCACGCCGAGACCGCGCCCTTCCTCGAGGCCTTCACCTACTCGGTGATCGCCGGCACCGTCCTCTTCCAGGGCTTCACCGCTGGCTGGGTGGGCAAGCTCCTCGGGGTGCTCGAGCCCCAGCCCACCAGCTGGCTGGTCATCGGCGTCCACCCCCTGGCGAGGAGCGTGGCGCGCTTCATCGAGAGCTGCGGCTTCTCGGCGACGATCCTCGACACCAACGTGAGGGGCGTGAACCTCGCCCAGCGGCAGGGGCTGACCGCCCTGGCCCAGAACGCCCTCGTCGTGGAGAGCGAGAACCACCCCGAGCTCTACGGCATCGGCCACGTCCTGGCGATCACCCGCAACCAGGACCTCAACACCCTCCTCTGCCAGCGCTGGCACCGGGAGACCCCCGGCGCCCGGCTCTACCGCTGGTCCCAGGACGATCAGGCCGCGCTGCACGAGCTGCTGCCCAACGTCTTCGCCGGCCAGCGGGTCTGGGGCAGCTTCCGCCGCGAGGACCTCCAGGGCCTCGAGACCCCCACCGCCGGCCCCCGGACCGTGGTGAAGACCGTGAACGTCGAGACGATGAACCACCCCGAGCGCGTGCTGCTCTGCTTCGACGGCGAGACCCTGACCCCCTTCGTCCCCGAGGGGGCGAGGGGGGAGTGCAAGGTCCTGGAGCACCACCCCCTCGAGGTCTCGCTCAACGTGCGGCTGCGCCCCGAGTGGATCGTCTACACCTCGGCGGGCACCATCGAGGAGGTCCTGCACGAGCTCCTCGAGCCGCTCCAGGACGACTACGCCGAGCTCGACACCGCCTCACTCCACGCGGAGCTGGTGGCCCGGGAGAAGGAGTTCTCCAGCTTCGTCGGCTTCGGCGTCGCCCTGCCCCACGCCTACGTCGATGGCATCGACGACTCGGCGGTGCTGGTGGCGCGGCACGAGTCCGCGCTGCAGTGCCGGCACTCGGGTGAAGAGATCCGCCTGGTCTTCCTGGTGCTCTCGCCCCGGGATCAGCCCCGCAAGCACCTCAACGCACTCTCCGAGATCTCCCGCTTCGTGATGGATCAGGAGAACCGGGAGCGGCTCTTCGACGCCCACGACCGCGCCGAGCTCGAGGCGGTCTTCTTCCCGGAGCCCACCGTCGAGGTGGAGACCACCGCGAGGGCCGCCGGCGAGCCGCGGCCGGAGCCGCCCGAGGCATGA
- a CDS encoding FAD-dependent oxidoreductase, which yields MSPGGSPSAPERFDVVVVGAGTAGAAAAGMIAARGFRVALVEARARSAAGASWINDVPPWMFEAAGLALPESPEKHLGGRRMRMLGETDRTRLTLEERPMWGIDCRRLVQRLQEGAEAAGVTLLEGTRLEEVECEGERPVRVRLRRKGARGLARTLTLRAALFVDASGLAGALRERTPAIARACPSPPPSDRVSAAQQIRAITDREGAARFLERLGARPDEFLVWSGLHGGYSTQVVRIDPSFESIDLLTGMMVEVDPSGGPRSLEAFAAAHPWIGEPLLAGAAIIPVRRPYDRLGFPGAALIGEAGCQTFPAHGSGVGAGLIAARLLADALVGQSDPGDEAATWAYSAAFQRERGAVNAAYDVFRRTVQGLRGEEVRHLLEVGLMTPGTTRPALEQRMPLPRPFELPALVGGAARSPAAATLFGGALARMLATHALYRRYPEAPDRRALRSFGRRLGLVSGRRGDPV from the coding sequence ATGAGTCCGGGCGGCAGCCCCTCCGCGCCCGAGCGCTTCGACGTGGTCGTCGTCGGCGCGGGCACCGCCGGAGCCGCCGCGGCCGGGATGATCGCGGCCCGCGGCTTCCGGGTCGCCCTCGTCGAGGCCCGCGCCCGGAGCGCCGCCGGGGCGAGCTGGATCAACGACGTGCCCCCCTGGATGTTCGAGGCCGCCGGCCTCGCCCTCCCCGAGAGCCCGGAGAAGCACCTCGGCGGCCGCCGGATGCGGATGCTCGGCGAGACGGATCGCACGCGGCTCACCCTCGAGGAGCGCCCGATGTGGGGCATCGACTGCCGCCGCCTCGTGCAGCGCCTGCAGGAGGGCGCCGAGGCCGCCGGCGTCACCCTCCTCGAGGGCACCCGCCTCGAGGAGGTGGAGTGCGAGGGCGAGCGGCCCGTCCGCGTCCGCCTGCGCCGCAAGGGCGCCCGGGGCCTCGCGCGCACGCTCACGCTGCGCGCCGCGCTCTTCGTCGACGCCAGCGGCCTCGCCGGCGCCCTGCGCGAACGGACGCCGGCGATCGCCCGGGCCTGCCCGTCCCCGCCGCCCTCGGATCGGGTCAGCGCGGCCCAGCAGATCCGCGCCATCACCGACCGGGAGGGGGCCGCCCGCTTCCTGGAGCGCCTCGGTGCTCGCCCCGACGAGTTCCTGGTCTGGTCCGGCCTCCACGGGGGCTACTCCACCCAGGTCGTCCGGATCGACCCGAGCTTCGAGAGCATCGACCTGCTCACCGGGATGATGGTCGAGGTGGATCCCTCCGGCGGGCCGCGGAGCCTCGAGGCCTTCGCCGCCGCCCACCCGTGGATCGGCGAGCCCCTCCTCGCGGGCGCCGCGATCATCCCGGTGCGGCGCCCCTACGATCGCCTCGGCTTTCCGGGCGCGGCGCTGATCGGCGAGGCCGGCTGCCAGACCTTCCCGGCCCACGGCAGCGGCGTGGGCGCCGGCCTGATCGCCGCCCGCCTCCTCGCCGACGCCCTCGTGGGGCAGAGCGACCCCGGGGACGAGGCGGCCACCTGGGCCTACTCGGCCGCCTTCCAGCGCGAGCGGGGCGCGGTGAACGCCGCCTACGACGTCTTCCGCCGCACGGTGCAGGGCCTGCGGGGAGAGGAGGTCCGCCACCTCCTGGAGGTCGGACTGATGACCCCCGGCACCACCCGCCCCGCCCTCGAGCAGCGGATGCCCCTGCCGCGGCCCTTCGAGCTGCCGGCCCTCGTCGGCGGCGCCGCTCGCTCCCCCGCCGCGGCCACCCTCTTCGGCGGCGCCCTCGCCCGGATGCTCGCCACCCACGCCCTCTACCGGCGCTACCCCGAGGCACCCGACCGGCGGGCCCTGCGCTCTTTTGGCCGGCGCCTCGGCCTCGTGAGCGGCCGGCGAGGGGATCCGGTCTGA
- a CDS encoding SDR family oxidoreductase, with protein MSTLIVGANRGIGLEVTRQLHARGDEVIATYRGSPGGLEGLGVRAVGGVDLTRGEEVARLIEALEGETLECVHVVSGVLEESSLGHLDFEAVRRVFDTNAVGPLRVVEALHRAGLLSRGGRIGLVTSRMGSIADNTSGGSYAYRMSKAALNMAGKSLAEDLREEGIAVALLHPGYVRTDMTGGSGLIDADESAAGLIARMDALTLEASGSFWHMSGEPLPW; from the coding sequence ATGAGCACCCTGATCGTCGGCGCGAACCGGGGCATCGGCCTCGAGGTGACGCGACAGCTGCACGCCCGCGGAGACGAGGTGATCGCGACCTACCGCGGGTCGCCGGGAGGCCTCGAGGGCCTGGGGGTCCGCGCCGTCGGGGGCGTGGACCTCACCCGCGGGGAGGAAGTCGCGCGGCTGATCGAGGCCCTCGAGGGCGAGACGCTCGAATGCGTCCACGTCGTGTCGGGGGTCCTCGAGGAGAGCAGCCTCGGCCACCTCGACTTCGAGGCCGTCCGCCGGGTCTTCGACACCAACGCCGTGGGCCCGCTGCGGGTCGTCGAGGCCCTCCACCGCGCCGGCCTCCTCTCGCGGGGCGGCCGGATCGGGCTGGTGACCAGCCGGATGGGCTCCATCGCCGACAACACCTCCGGGGGCAGCTACGCCTACCGGATGTCGAAGGCCGCCCTGAACATGGCGGGCAAGAGCCTGGCCGAGGACCTGCGCGAGGAGGGGATCGCCGTCGCGCTCCTCCACCCGGGCTACGTCCGCACCGACATGACCGGCGGCAGCGGCCTCATCGACGCGGACGAGTCGGCTGCCGGGCTCATCGCCCGGATGGACGCGCTGACCCTCGAGGCGAGCGGCTCCTTCTGGCACATGAGCGGCGAGCCCCTCCCCTGGTAG
- a CDS encoding PAS domain S-box protein, whose translation MTTRQDGGGRRSLGRVVSDISIDTVLGAINETLYVFDPETGRPLFWNAALSAISGYSDEELAEMPGASSAFYSDEDVEKLKGALREIYEEGQTRVEAMLRTKDGRGVLFSYDAVLIQDHEGRPAICVLGRDVSAERAAERALAESEAKFRMMAEQSLFGLAVIQDQKVVFANAEVAHINGYSVEEMMAWEAREFAKAVHPEDRAFAVEQARKKQANEAGARTHYSYRILNKQGETRWVDQYSRTVIHGGRPADLICLVDVTAERRAEETQAQLREQLHHSQKMEAVGRLAGGIAHDVNNILGSILMLAECMGQQTLLEPSVREDLSRIVSLCERGGKLTRDLLGYARKGKHVGTQTALAPIVEEVADLVRRATPKTITTTVEIQEEGIEVFGDPDQLTSALMNVLVNAVDAVPGGGSITVQLTKVKLEPGHPALARGLETGTYASIAVRDSGAGIPADLLEKVTEPFFTTKAMGKGTGLGLSMVDGVARNHGGALLIESQLDEGTRVTILLPSSAVARAGAGDRPASRRPPVRPAGGAILVAEDEQFLRESLHAHLETLGFEVYDAADGQEAVDLCRLRKGDFVAVLLDLVMPRLDGIEAFELIHSRHPDLPVVLMSGHTVEGKPDELLQAGAVGFLQKPFTLDELIRALNTVVPV comes from the coding sequence ATGACCACGCGTCAGGACGGCGGCGGTCGCCGCTCTCTCGGAAGAGTCGTCTCCGACATCAGCATCGACACGGTGCTCGGGGCCATCAACGAGACCCTCTACGTCTTCGATCCCGAGACGGGACGCCCCCTCTTCTGGAACGCGGCGCTCAGCGCCATCTCGGGCTACAGCGATGAGGAGCTCGCAGAGATGCCCGGGGCAAGCTCTGCCTTCTACTCCGACGAGGACGTCGAGAAGCTGAAGGGCGCGCTGCGGGAGATCTACGAGGAGGGCCAGACCCGGGTCGAAGCCATGCTCCGCACCAAGGATGGCCGCGGGGTGCTCTTCTCCTACGACGCGGTCCTGATCCAGGACCACGAGGGCCGCCCGGCGATCTGCGTCCTGGGGCGGGACGTGAGCGCCGAGCGCGCGGCGGAGCGAGCCCTCGCGGAGAGCGAGGCCAAGTTCCGCATGATGGCCGAGCAGTCCCTCTTCGGGCTCGCCGTCATCCAGGACCAGAAGGTCGTCTTCGCCAACGCCGAGGTCGCCCACATCAATGGCTACAGCGTCGAGGAGATGATGGCCTGGGAGGCACGAGAGTTCGCGAAGGCGGTGCACCCCGAAGATCGAGCCTTCGCGGTGGAGCAGGCCCGCAAGAAGCAGGCAAACGAGGCCGGGGCCAGGACCCACTACAGCTACCGGATCCTGAACAAGCAGGGTGAGACGCGCTGGGTCGATCAATACTCGCGCACGGTCATCCATGGGGGTCGCCCCGCCGACCTGATCTGCCTGGTGGACGTCACCGCCGAGCGCCGGGCCGAGGAGACCCAGGCCCAGCTCCGGGAGCAGCTTCACCACAGTCAGAAGATGGAGGCCGTGGGGCGGCTCGCGGGCGGCATCGCCCACGACGTGAACAACATCCTCGGCAGCATCCTGATGCTCGCCGAGTGCATGGGCCAGCAGACCCTCCTCGAGCCCTCGGTGCGCGAGGACCTCTCGCGGATCGTCTCGCTCTGCGAGCGAGGCGGGAAGCTCACCCGGGACCTGCTGGGCTACGCCCGCAAGGGCAAGCACGTGGGGACTCAGACCGCGCTGGCCCCGATCGTCGAGGAGGTCGCCGATCTCGTGCGCCGCGCGACCCCGAAGACGATCACGACCACGGTCGAGATCCAGGAGGAAGGCATCGAGGTCTTCGGCGATCCCGACCAGCTGACCTCCGCCCTGATGAACGTCCTGGTGAACGCCGTCGACGCCGTGCCCGGGGGGGGCTCGATCACCGTCCAGCTGACGAAGGTGAAGCTCGAGCCAGGCCACCCGGCCCTGGCGCGAGGCCTCGAGACCGGCACCTACGCCTCGATCGCGGTGCGCGACTCCGGGGCGGGAATCCCCGCCGACCTCCTGGAGAAGGTCACCGAGCCCTTCTTCACCACCAAGGCGATGGGCAAGGGGACGGGCCTGGGCCTCTCGATGGTGGACGGCGTCGCCCGCAACCACGGCGGCGCCCTCCTCATCGAGAGCCAGCTGGACGAGGGCACCCGGGTGACGATCCTCCTGCCCTCCAGCGCGGTCGCCAGGGCCGGGGCAGGTGACCGGCCCGCTTCCCGGCGCCCCCCGGTTCGCCCTGCCGGCGGCGCGATCTTGGTGGCCGAAGACGAGCAGTTCCTCCGCGAGAGCCTCCACGCCCACCTCGAGACCCTGGGCTTCGAGGTCTATGACGCAGCCGACGGGCAGGAGGCCGTCGATCTCTGTCGGCTCCGCAAGGGTGACTTCGTGGCGGTCTTGCTGGACCTGGTCATGCCCAGGCTCGATGGCATCGAGGCCTTCGAGCTGATTCACTCCCGCCACCCCGACCTGCCCGTCGTCCTCATGTCGGGCCACACGGTCGAGGGCAAGCCCGACGAGCTCCTCCAGGCCGGCGCGGTCGGCTTCCTGCAGAAGCCCTTCACGCTGGACGAGCTCATCCGGGCGCTGAACACCGTGGTCCCGGTCTAG
- a CDS encoding acetate/propionate family kinase translates to MKILVLNCGSSSLKWQVIDLSADEVIRAGKVERIGEEKTHPAAIAEVVEAVGPVALDAVGHRVVHGGETFVDAVRIDDAVEAQIEACVPLAPLHNPANLAGIRAAREAWPELPQVAVFDTAFHARLPRRARTYALDQDLAERLHLRRFGFHGTSHQYVAALAAAHLKQPLESLRLITLHLGNGASACAVELGHSTETSMGLTPLEGLVMGTRSGDLDPGVVLALLRSGELDVDGVDALLNRRSGLAGLSGVGNDLRDIEARAAQGDDRCRLAVSVFAHRARKYIGAYAAAMGGLDAVVLTGGIGENGAAMRQRILQRLDFLDLVLDEDRNADARVDAASPVAEISAAHSRVRALVVKTDEELSIARQAAAIVEARTEVQNPAPIPVAISARHVHLDEATFAALFGEGATMTKLRDISQPGQFACEERVDLVGPRNTLEGVRVLGPMRSKNQVEIARTDEFFLGVDAPIRDSGQTAGSAPITLVGPAGTVHLSEGLICARRHIHMTPEDAAAYGVEDRDEVEVALEGGPRSLIFGDVLVRVSPKYKLEMHIDTDEANAAELSPGAEAQLTYTDARVGAVLEKKRAKS, encoded by the coding sequence ATGAAGATCCTGGTGCTGAACTGTGGCAGCTCGAGCTTGAAGTGGCAGGTGATCGACCTCTCGGCCGACGAGGTCATCCGGGCGGGCAAGGTCGAGCGCATCGGAGAGGAGAAGACCCACCCCGCGGCCATCGCCGAGGTGGTCGAGGCGGTGGGGCCGGTGGCCCTCGACGCCGTCGGGCACCGGGTGGTCCACGGAGGTGAGACCTTCGTCGACGCCGTCCGGATCGACGACGCCGTCGAGGCCCAGATCGAGGCCTGCGTCCCGCTGGCCCCCCTGCACAACCCGGCGAACCTCGCCGGCATCCGGGCGGCCCGCGAGGCCTGGCCCGAGCTGCCGCAGGTGGCGGTCTTCGACACGGCCTTCCACGCCCGCCTGCCCCGGCGGGCGCGCACCTACGCCCTGGACCAGGACCTGGCCGAGCGCCTGCACCTGCGCCGCTTCGGCTTCCACGGCACCTCGCACCAGTACGTCGCCGCGCTGGCGGCGGCGCACCTGAAGCAGCCCCTGGAGTCCCTGCGCCTGATCACCCTGCACCTGGGCAACGGCGCCTCGGCCTGCGCCGTGGAGCTGGGTCACTCCACCGAGACCAGCATGGGGCTGACCCCCCTGGAGGGGCTGGTGATGGGGACCCGCTCGGGCGACCTCGACCCGGGGGTGGTGCTGGCGCTCCTGCGCTCGGGCGAGCTGGACGTGGACGGGGTCGACGCGCTGCTCAACCGCCGCTCCGGGCTCGCCGGCCTCTCCGGGGTCGGCAACGACCTGCGGGACATCGAGGCCCGGGCCGCGCAGGGGGACGACCGCTGCCGCCTGGCCGTCTCGGTCTTCGCCCACCGGGCGCGCAAGTACATCGGCGCCTACGCCGCCGCGATGGGCGGCCTCGACGCGGTGGTCCTCACCGGCGGCATCGGTGAGAACGGCGCGGCCATGCGCCAGCGGATCCTCCAGCGCCTCGACTTCCTCGATCTGGTCCTCGACGAGGACCGCAACGCCGACGCCCGGGTCGACGCCGCCTCCCCGGTGGCCGAGATCTCGGCGGCGCACTCCCGGGTCCGCGCCCTGGTGGTGAAGACCGACGAGGAGCTCAGCATCGCCCGCCAGGCGGCGGCCATCGTCGAGGCCCGCACGGAGGTGCAGAACCCGGCGCCGATCCCGGTGGCGATCTCCGCCCGTCACGTCCACCTCGACGAGGCGACCTTCGCCGCCCTCTTCGGGGAGGGCGCGACCATGACCAAGCTGCGCGACATCTCCCAGCCCGGGCAGTTCGCCTGCGAGGAGAGGGTCGACCTCGTCGGGCCGCGCAACACCCTCGAGGGGGTGCGGGTCCTCGGGCCGATGCGCTCGAAGAACCAGGTCGAGATCGCCCGCACCGACGAGTTCTTCCTCGGGGTGGACGCGCCGATCCGCGACTCGGGGCAGACCGCGGGCAGCGCGCCGATCACCCTGGTGGGGCCGGCGGGCACCGTCCACCTGAGTGAGGGGCTGATCTGCGCTCGCCGCCACATCCACATGACCCCCGAGGACGCAGCGGCCTACGGGGTGGAGGACCGGGACGAGGTCGAGGTCGCCCTCGAGGGCGGCCCGCGCTCGCTGATCTTCGGCGACGTCCTGGTGCGGGTGAGCCCCAAGTACAAGCTCGAGATGCACATCGACACCGACGAGGCCAACGCCGCCGAGCTCTCTCCCGGAGCCGAGGCTCAGCTCACCTACACCGACGCGCGGGTGGGGGCGGTGCTCGAGAAGAAGCGGGCGAAGTCCTGA